The genomic DNA ACGGAGGAAATATGGCATTAAAGATAGGAAGTCTCGCTCATTTTGAAAGGTTTCTTGACAAGGGAAACAGACCGTGGGAATACGTCAAAGCATTCGAATCATCCGGGATGTCACACGAGAAAGTGGACAAAATTCAAGAGAAAAGACTACAGAGAAGTGAGGAGGCAGTATCGCTATTCATGCCAAATGACAATACAAGCGATGACTGGTTCCCCGCTCCCGGTTTCGAGACGGATGGAAAGAAAAAAGAAATCGAAGGCTGACAAGAGCCGCGACGTTAGTACGTTCGCGGCTCTTTCTTTGACTTTTATTTGTTTTTTCGGTTCAATACAGAAAGAGAAGAACTTTTACAAAAGGAGTCTAACATGGGACAAAAAAAAGAGTTAGGAATAAAAGAACTTGTCATCAGTGATGAACTGCGGGAAAAGTTTAAAACCGAAACCAATCCTGAAGTCAGGAGAAGACTGGAAGAACTTCACGGATGGAGAATGGAAAGCGCCCGTATCTTTCCCTACTGGCCAAAAAGAGGAGGGCATAATGCTGAAGACAGTCGACAAAAAAATGCAGGACTACTACAACGCTTATAGAAGAGAAATCGGCACTCCGGCAGACTTCAAGAGATTCTCTCGGCTTCCCGGAGAACTTACAGAAAGACTGGAAGAAAATTTCCTTGATGAGTTTCGTCAGGGAGACCAGATACTTTTAAACAAAATTGCGGCTGAAGACCGAAAAGTCCTTATCGGGAAATTGATAAGATTTTTGACGGGCGGGATTTTACTCGCTCTTCTTCTCGCTCTCTTTTTAAACACCGTCGTAGACCCTCTTTTGCGTTTTGTTGTCAGTTAAAAGCCGTGAGTTTGTAAACTCACGGCTTTTTTGTTTTTCCTATTTTTTCATTTCTTCCCGTTGAAGTGATTATGAACGTCTTTTACTCTTCCTCCCTGTCGGGCTTTTCCAAAGTCAAAACTTCTATGCCCGGGCTTTTCTCGGTAATACGTAAAACGTCTTTATCAATTTTTCCGAGTTCTTTGTATGCTTTGTTGTAATGGTTAACCGTTGTGCCAAGCGTGTTGCCCATAGCCGAAAAATACTGCTCATAGGCACCGATATGCTTACCTAAATCCGCTACTCGCTTGATTATGTCTTTTGCCGTCTCTTCAATCTGAAGCGCGTGAAGGCCTTGAAGAACAGTCTGAAGATACGCAAAAAAAGATGTGGGGGAAACAATGATGACGTGCTTTTCTTTGAAAGCGTATTCGATAAGGTCGCGGGTATTTACTTTCGTGGCGCCTACTTCGTTTACAAGCAAGTCGTAATACACAGCCTCATGAGGAATAAACATGAAAGCAAAATCCATAGTATTCTCGGACGGCTTTATATATTTCGAAGTCTCGTCAATGCGATTTTTCAAATCCCCTTTAAAGAGTTTTTCCAGTTCACCACGCCGTGTCGGGTCTTTTTCCTCCGTTAGACGGTTATAATTTTCCAATGAAAATTTTGAGTCTATGGGGATAATTTTTTCTTTAACAAAGACTACAGCGTCTACAACCGTGTCATCTTTGAATTTGTACTGCATCTGGTAATCCTTCGGCGCTAAAACGTTCTCAAGAAGCGTCTTTAGAAAGTATTCTCCGAGTATCCCCCGCTGTTTTGGATTTTTCAGAACATCCTGAAGCGATTTAAGCTGGTCGGCAAAAGAAACGACTTGGCGGTTGGTTTCATCAAGCCGAGTGAGTTTCTCGGTCACATCGCGGATTATCTTCGCCGAACTCTCGCTTGTGCGGTGCAGAGAGTCCGTCATTTGGCGCGAGTTTTCCAGAAGTTTCCCGTCCACAGTTTGTGTGAGTTCGGACTGCCGGCGCGTGAGTTCGTTCATCTGCTCGAGAATGAGTTTGAGGCCGGTGTCGTTGCCTTCTTTCTCCTGAGGTTTTCTGCCTAGAAAAAACCACAGTAAAAAACCGTTTAAAACGAGTATGGCAATACCGATAAAAATAAGAACTCCCGTCTGAGACATAGCGTCATTATAGCAAAAATAGTATATTAGAAGGCATATGTTACACCAAGCAATACGGGGAAAGATGACTGAGGCAATGCGCGCAAAAGACGAAGTGCGTCTTCTGACCTATCGCGGACTTATCGCCGCGTGTACCAACGAACTTGTCGCCAAGCGCCGCAAGCCCGACGAAATGCTTACCGATGAAGAAGTGCTCGCTGTTGTTTCGCGTGGAATTAAACAGCGCAAAGACTCCATTGAACAATTTACAAAAGGCGGACGCCCTGAATTGGCCGCAAGCGAGGAAGCGGAAATGAAAATTCTTGCCGAATTCCTTCCGCCCCAAATGTCCAAGGACGAGATTAAAATTGTTGCCGAAAAGAAAAAGGCGGAACTTGGCATGACCGACAAAGCGAAGGCCGGAATGCTTATGGGCGCCGTCATGAAAGAACTAAAAGGCAAAGCTGATGGAGGTGATGTGAAGGAAGTTATTGACGCTCTTTTCTCTTAGGTTCGATTGACAGAGCGGGTTTGAGGAGTACTATTTCCCTCAGACATTTTGCTCCACATACAGAACAAAAGGAGGTAGAAATGGTTACTGCGCAAGACCAAGATTTTTACAACCTGTATCGCCTATTAGGATGCAGCTCTTCCGTATTCAGAGAGATATTTCACGGGTTTTCTCCCCAAGATATCAAGTGGATGGAGAAAAATTACCGAGCGAACGAAAGACAACTGAAAATCGCTCATAGAGCCTGGTGGGAAAAATGGAAGTGCGAGAAAATAACCGACGTTTCCCCTTGTTGCGGCTAGACCGCGTTTTAAGAGCCCTGAATGGCAGGGCTCTTTTTTGTTATCAACAGGCCTATATAGATGGTTGACTTTTGGGGCAAATTGTGATACTATATTGACAGGATACGTATTTTGTTACTTTTACATATATACGGCTCAGTACTTTCAAAAGGAGGCGAAAGATGGTTACAACCACCCTTCCCATCATTAAGGAGCCGGGAACATTGGCAACAGAAGCAGTGGCGAAGTTCCGCAAAAACAAAAACGCAGGCATTCCAATCACATTGGAATCCGCTGTTAATTTTGTTCTTCTTCTCAACCAGGGTCAGACAATATCCGACCCGTACAATGAACTGTCGAAAACAGTTCTCACCCTTGCATATCGACAATGCAACGGTAACCGACATAGAAGAAAAGAACAACAAATGCGTCTTGATTTGCAGAAAACTTCCCCATTCCTTCCGCCACCTCGCCAGTGGTTTCCCTACGCGAACGATTAAGTTCGTTCCCTCCCCCTAAAAGAGCGAAAACCATAAAACGTTTCCGCTCTTTTTCTTTTAAAAAACAAATGGGTGCTATAATTTTTTAAGAAACGTTCTTCACATACAGAAAAAAGAAAGGAGGAAACCATGCGTCTGCCGGGACTAAAAATCAAGAATTTTGATTTAAAAAATTGTATTTTTCAAGGCGGAATGGGAGTTGGAATATCTCTCTACCCGCTCGCCGGTAGTGTCGCAAAGGAAGGTGGACTTGGAATAATTTCAAGCGCCGGACTCGACACTGTAGTATCAAGCCGTGACAGAAAAAAACTTGATACATACAATGCAGTGCGTACCGAAATAGAACTCGCAAAAAATTCAGCCGGAAACAGCGGCGCCATCGGCATTAATGTCATGTGCGCACTCATTGGTAGTTATGAAAATACTATCCGCGGGGCAATTGACGCCGGGGCAGATGCGATTATTTCCGGTGCGGGATTTCCACTCGGTCTCCCGAGTATTACACCGCCCAAACACACCGCCCTTATTCCGATAGTTTCCTCGGCACGAGCCCTGAAAATTATTGTGGAGCGCTGGGAACGATTTCACTATCGGCCCGATGCGGTTGTTTTGGAAGGGCCTTTAGCCGGTGGCCATCTCGGTTTCAAAATGAATGAGGTGGAAAATGCAGAGTTTGCGTTGGAACTTCTTTTACCTCCGGTATTGGATGTCACACACAAACATGGCGACTTTCCTGTTATTGTTGCCGGCGGGATTTATACGCATGAAGATATTTTGAAATTTTTGGCGATAGGTGCCAAGGGCGTACAGATCGCAACTCGTTTTCTGGCAACCTATGAAAGTTCCGCGACAGACGCATACAAGCAAGCCGTAATCTCCGCGGGTATGGACGACATAATCGTCGTTGCGTATCCGGATTCCGTTCCGGCTTCACCGTGTATGCTCCCGTTCAGAATATTGAAGCACTCGCCAATGTACACACATGCGCGGAAGCCAAAATGTAACAGAGGATATCTTCTTCGGCGCGGTACGGACGGGAAATTATCCGTCTGCCAAGCAATGCCGGGACATCCGAAAAATAATTCTTTTCTTTGTCTCTGTAATGGATTAATTAGTTCAGCTGGATATGCTCCGGAAGAATTTCCTCTCTACACCGTTGGGGCAAACGCCTACCGAGTAGACAGGATTCTCTCGGTTAAAGAGCTCATGGATGAGCTAACAAACCGTTGCTTCTGATTCTAGAGGCAACGGTTTTTTTTATTCAAAAAGAAAATTTAAGTTTGCTACCAACTTCCCGAGGAACCACCGCCCCCGGAAGAACCTCCTCCGAATCCTCCAAAGCTACCACCGGAACCGGAGGAACCTCCTCCCCCTCCAATCCACCACGGGTAAGAACGGCCTGATGATAAATTACGCTTATAGGTGCTTGAAACTATAAAATCGAAAAATAAGCCGAAAAAGACAAGGGAGAGAAAAGCCAGAATGCCCGTGTAGAAAAACCCAAAGAATATTCCAACGATAATACCGATAATTCCACCAACTACGCCCCCGCCCC from bacterium includes the following:
- a CDS encoding DNA recombination protein RmuC, translating into MSQTGVLIFIGIAILVLNGFLLWFFLGRKPQEKEGNDTGLKLILEQMNELTRRQSELTQTVDGKLLENSRQMTDSLHRTSESSAKIIRDVTEKLTRLDETNRQVVSFADQLKSLQDVLKNPKQRGILGEYFLKTLLENVLAPKDYQMQYKFKDDTVVDAVVFVKEKIIPIDSKFSLENYNRLTEEKDPTRRGELEKLFKGDLKNRIDETSKYIKPSENTMDFAFMFIPHEAVYYDLLVNEVGATKVNTRDLIEYAFKEKHVIIVSPTSFFAYLQTVLQGLHALQIEETAKDIIKRVADLGKHIGAYEQYFSAMGNTLGTTVNHYNKAYKELGKIDKDVLRITEKSPGIEVLTLEKPDREEE
- a CDS encoding GatB/YqeY domain-containing protein, encoding MLHQAIRGKMTEAMRAKDEVRLLTYRGLIAACTNELVAKRRKPDEMLTDEEVLAVVSRGIKQRKDSIEQFTKGGRPELAASEEAEMKILAEFLPPQMSKDEIKIVAEKKKAELGMTDKAKAGMLMGAVMKELKGKADGGDVKEVIDALFS
- a CDS encoding nitronate monooxygenase family protein; the encoded protein is MRLPGLKIKNFDLKNCIFQGGMGVGISLYPLAGSVAKEGGLGIISSAGLDTVVSSRDRKKLDTYNAVRTEIELAKNSAGNSGAIGINVMCALIGSYENTIRGAIDAGADAIISGAGFPLGLPSITPPKHTALIPIVSSARALKIIVERWERFHYRPDAVVLEGPLAGGHLGFKMNEVENAEFALELLLPPVLDVTHKHGDFPVIVAGGIYTHEDILKFLAIGAKGVQIATRFLATYESSATDAYKQAVISAGMDDIIVVAYPDSVPASPCMLPFRILKHSPMYTHARKPKCNRGYLLRRGTDGKLSVCQAMPGHPKNNSFLCLCNGLISSAGYAPEEFPLYTVGANAYRVDRILSVKELMDELTNRCF